The following proteins come from a genomic window of Sphingobium cloacae:
- a CDS encoding acetyl-CoA C-acetyltransferase, with the protein MTLRRAAIVAPIRTAVGKFGGSLASLDAGKLGAVVLKALIERTKIDPTRVDDVVFSQGYGNGEAPCIGHWSWLAAGLPIEVPGYQLDRRCGSGLQAIVNAAMMIQTGMSDVVVAGGVESMSNVEYYTTEGRRGTRGGGMMLHDRLTRGRVMSQPVERFGVITGMIETAENLARDYHISREACDAFAVKSHRKAAAAWKNGLFDDELVPVAVPQRKGDPVIFAHDEGYRPDASMETLGALKAIEAKTIPGAVVTAGNASQQNDAAAACLVVAEDKLEELGLEPIAWFHSWAAAGCDPSRMGIGPVPAVERLFARSGLGWNDIDLVELNEAFAPQALACLKGWGWSEDDSRNDILNVNGSGISLGHPIGATGGRILANLTRELVRRDGRYGLETMCIGGGQGIAAIFERAA; encoded by the coding sequence ATGACGTTGAGACGCGCCGCCATCGTGGCCCCCATTCGCACCGCTGTCGGCAAGTTCGGCGGCAGCCTCGCCAGCCTGGACGCCGGGAAGCTCGGTGCGGTCGTGCTCAAGGCCCTGATCGAGCGCACGAAGATCGACCCGACGCGCGTCGACGACGTGGTCTTCTCGCAGGGCTATGGCAATGGCGAAGCGCCGTGCATCGGGCATTGGTCCTGGCTGGCCGCCGGGCTGCCGATCGAGGTGCCGGGCTATCAGCTCGACCGCCGTTGCGGGTCGGGGCTTCAGGCCATCGTCAACGCCGCGATGATGATCCAGACCGGCATGTCCGATGTCGTGGTCGCGGGCGGCGTCGAAAGCATGTCGAATGTCGAATATTACACGACCGAAGGCCGTCGCGGAACGCGCGGCGGCGGCATGATGCTGCACGACCGCCTGACGCGCGGCCGTGTCATGTCGCAGCCGGTCGAACGCTTCGGCGTCATCACCGGCATGATCGAAACGGCCGAAAACCTCGCCAGGGATTATCATATCAGCCGCGAAGCCTGCGACGCCTTCGCGGTCAAGTCGCACCGGAAGGCCGCCGCCGCGTGGAAGAACGGCCTGTTCGACGATGAACTGGTCCCCGTTGCCGTGCCCCAGCGCAAGGGCGATCCGGTGATCTTCGCCCATGACGAAGGCTATCGCCCGGACGCCAGCATGGAAACGCTGGGCGCGCTCAAGGCCATAGAGGCGAAGACCATCCCCGGCGCGGTCGTGACGGCGGGCAACGCCAGCCAGCAGAATGACGCGGCGGCCGCCTGCCTGGTCGTGGCGGAGGACAAGCTGGAGGAACTGGGCCTGGAACCCATCGCCTGGTTCCATAGCTGGGCGGCGGCGGGCTGCGATCCCAGCCGCATGGGCATCGGCCCCGTCCCGGCGGTGGAGCGCCTGTTCGCGCGCAGCGGCCTTGGCTGGAACGACATCGATCTGGTGGAACTCAACGAAGCCTTCGCGCCGCAAGCCCTCGCCTGCCTCAAGGGCTGGGGCTGGAGCGAGGACGACAGCCGCAACGACATACTGAACGTCAACGGTTCGGGCATTTCGCTGGGCCATCCCATCGGCGCCACGGGCGGGCGCATCCTTGCCAACCTGACGCGCGAACTGGTTCGCCGCGATGGGCGCTATGGCCTTGAAACCATGTGCATCGGCGGCGGTCAGGGCATCGCGGCCATCTTCGAACGGGCCGCCTGA
- a CDS encoding acyl-CoA dehydrogenase family protein, with amino-acid sequence MTTTIDDLKPCLEAAQSFRSVAQAALTERLATRRIDEDQRAAHGFAWIATSVAALEATLEWAQANNGANPLDNRVARIAFAETIGQLAGGLPMGQNELLRPSDLGIGAAGRSLEDACEALLNEDQAPTRAALAQALAQGHWPTESFHDAELDSIRDQFRRFTDAEIIPNAHAWHLANDLIPDETVQHMADLGTFGVCIPEEFGGLGLNKLVMCLVTEELSRGWIGAGSLGTRSEIAGELIVLGGTDEQKTHWLPKIASGEVLPTAVFTEPDTGSDLGSLQTRARRDANGEWVIDGAKNWITHAARSDLMTLLARTLPNEKAYGGLSMLLVPKPRGTEDAPFPAEGMSGSEIEVLGYRGMREYALQFDGMRAPADALLGGEEGQGFKQLMRTFEGARIQTAARAVGVARRGLELGLDYAINRKQFGKAILHFPRVSDKIAASLVDFVTARELSYAAARAKDSGKRCDIEAGMAKLLGARAAWSNADASLQIHGGNGYALEYEISRVLCDARILNIFEGAAEIQAQVIAKGLIGGRN; translated from the coding sequence ATGACGACCACCATTGACGACCTGAAGCCCTGCCTGGAAGCCGCGCAATCCTTCCGCTCCGTGGCGCAGGCGGCCCTGACGGAGCGGCTGGCCACGCGACGGATCGACGAAGACCAGCGCGCGGCCCATGGCTTCGCCTGGATCGCGACCAGCGTCGCCGCCCTGGAAGCGACGCTGGAATGGGCGCAGGCCAATAATGGCGCGAACCCGCTCGACAATAGGGTGGCGCGCATCGCCTTTGCCGAAACCATCGGTCAGTTGGCGGGCGGCCTGCCCATGGGTCAGAATGAACTGCTCCGTCCTTCCGACCTGGGCATCGGCGCGGCGGGCCGTTCGTTGGAAGACGCCTGCGAAGCCCTGTTGAACGAGGATCAGGCCCCGACCCGCGCGGCGCTGGCGCAAGCGCTGGCGCAGGGGCATTGGCCGACCGAGAGTTTCCATGACGCGGAGCTGGACTCCATCCGCGACCAGTTCCGCCGCTTCACCGATGCGGAGATCATTCCCAACGCCCATGCGTGGCATCTGGCGAACGACCTGATCCCCGACGAGACGGTGCAGCACATGGCCGATCTCGGCACGTTCGGCGTCTGCATCCCGGAGGAGTTTGGCGGGCTGGGCCTCAACAAGCTGGTCATGTGCCTTGTGACCGAAGAGCTTTCGCGCGGATGGATCGGCGCGGGGTCGCTCGGCACCCGGTCGGAAATCGCGGGCGAACTGATCGTGCTGGGCGGCACGGACGAGCAGAAAACGCACTGGCTGCCGAAGATCGCGAGCGGCGAAGTGCTGCCGACCGCGGTGTTCACCGAACCGGATACCGGGTCCGACCTCGGTTCGCTGCAAACGCGGGCGCGGCGGGACGCCAATGGTGAATGGGTGATCGACGGGGCGAAAAACTGGATCACCCATGCGGCGCGGTCGGACCTCATGACGCTGCTGGCCCGGACCTTGCCGAATGAGAAGGCCTATGGCGGCCTTTCCATGCTGCTCGTGCCCAAGCCGCGTGGGACGGAGGACGCCCCCTTCCCCGCCGAAGGCATGTCGGGCAGCGAGATCGAGGTGCTCGGCTATCGGGGAATGCGCGAATATGCGTTGCAGTTCGACGGGATGCGCGCGCCCGCCGATGCCCTGCTGGGCGGCGAGGAAGGCCAGGGCTTCAAGCAGCTTATGCGCACGTTCGAGGGCGCGCGCATCCAGACGGCGGCGCGGGCCGTCGGCGTGGCGCGGCGCGGGCTGGAACTCGGCCTCGACTATGCGATCAACCGCAAGCAGTTCGGCAAGGCGATCCTCCATTTCCCCCGCGTGTCGGACAAGATTGCGGCCAGCCTCGTGGATTTCGTCACCGCCCGCGAACTGAGCTATGCCGCCGCGCGCGCCAAGGATTCGGGCAAGCGTTGCGACATCGAGGCGGGCATGGCGAAGCTGCTGGGCGCGCGCGCCGCATGGTCGAACGCGGACGCCAGCCTCCAGATCCATGGCGGCAACGGCTATGCGCTGGAATATGAGATCAGCCGCGTGCTGTGCGACGCCCGCATCCTCAACATCTTCGAGGGCGCGGCGGAAATCCAGGCGCAGGTGATCGCGAAGGGCCTGATCGGGGGCCGCAACTGA
- a CDS encoding FAS1-like dehydratase domain-containing protein has product MSEWQDWIGREEKRTDRVDEGLFTRWLATLDRAAPADGAVPQAFHWCLCTPDAPTAKLGPDGHPLRDDDSPAGFLPPVPLPRRMWASSKVEFLAPLRPGQSVSRTSRIASVAEKQGGSGRLVFVDVAHETHGDGVPCVREVQSIVYREAPPAGTPAAPPPPGEGRFDPTGWDAHRVLTPSEPLLFRYSALTFNSHRIHYDAPYARDEEGYRGLVVHGPLTATLLLDLAQRHFGDNALKRFAFRGMSPAVAGEALNLVLRGGGEAVGIGAFAGDGRQVMSATAAV; this is encoded by the coding sequence ATGAGCGAATGGCAGGACTGGATCGGCCGCGAGGAAAAGCGGACCGACCGCGTCGACGAAGGGCTGTTCACGCGCTGGCTCGCCACGCTGGATCGGGCCGCGCCTGCGGACGGCGCGGTGCCACAGGCGTTCCACTGGTGTCTTTGCACGCCGGACGCGCCCACCGCGAAGCTGGGGCCGGACGGGCATCCGCTGCGCGACGACGACAGCCCGGCCGGCTTCCTGCCGCCGGTTCCCCTCCCCCGCCGCATGTGGGCGTCGAGCAAGGTCGAGTTCCTTGCGCCCCTGCGTCCCGGCCAGAGCGTCTCGCGCACGTCCCGGATCGCGTCCGTGGCGGAAAAGCAGGGCGGATCGGGCAGGCTGGTCTTCGTGGACGTGGCGCATGAAACCCATGGCGACGGCGTTCCGTGCGTAAGGGAAGTGCAGTCCATCGTCTATCGCGAGGCCCCCCCCGCCGGAACGCCCGCCGCGCCGCCGCCTCCGGGCGAGGGGCGCTTCGACCCGACGGGATGGGACGCGCACCGGGTGCTGACGCCTTCGGAACCGCTCCTGTTCCGCTATTCCGCGCTGACCTTCAACAGCCACCGCATCCATTATGACGCGCCCTATGCGCGGGATGAGGAAGGCTATCGCGGGCTGGTGGTGCATGGGCCGCTGACGGCCACGCTGCTGCTCGATCTGGCGCAGCGGCATTTCGGGGACAATGCGCTCAAGCGCTTCGCGTTCCGGGGCATGTCGCCCGCGGTGGCGGGGGAGGCGCTGAACCTCGTCCTGCGCGGCGGCGGCGAGGCGGTCGGGATCGGCGCCTTCGCCGGGGACGGCAGGCAGGTGATGTCGGCGACGGCGGCGGTCTGA